The genomic region ACCGGCGTGGTCCGACTTGTCGGAATATGGGTGTGTTCGGGCACCCACAGTGAGGAGAATCCCCGTTCCTCCACGGCGGTCGCCAGTTCCGCAACTCCAATCGACCGGTCGGTCAGGTGGACGGTGATACCCAGTTCCACGCCCGCGTTCCCTACGGCTCTTCGGATCAGTGGCCGAGCCGCTGGCCGTCGAACCGATCCACTGTGGTGAAATCCTCCACCGGACGCCTCGACAGTTTCGTGAGTTGACGAACCGGCACGCCGAGGGGCAGCATCGCCGCCACGGCATGGGTGTCCGGCAAGCCAAGGAGGTCGCGAACCTCGTCCTCGGCGGGGACAACCGCCGTGGTCACCACGCCGGCCAGGCCCTCGGTACGGGCGGCCAGCAGGATGTTCCAGACCAGCGGGTACACCGAGGCACCGGTAACCAAGCCGACTCGGTCCATGTCTTTGTCCATGGAAGCCACAGTGGCCAGGTCCACGGTGACCACGAGGAGGACCGGCACGTCGCCCATGTGGTCGAACAGGGAGAACTGGTCGGTCGGGGTGGCCATCGCCTCGTCGGGGTCCACGTTGGACGGAACGACGGAGCTGAATGGGGTCTCTCCCGCCGCCGCCTGGGCGGCATAGAGGCGCAGCGGGGGTCCAGCCAACTCGCCGAGCCGTTGTCGAAGGTCCCGGTCGCGGACCACCACCACGTGGGCGCCCTGTCGGTTACCGCCCGACGGGGCGAACCGGGCCGCGTCGAGGATCCGGTGCAACTGCTCGTCGGTGACCGGCTCGTCGGTGAACTCACGACAGGCAAAGGCAGTGCGCATGGCGTCGAACAGGTCCATGGTCAAAGCCTAGGAGGGGCGGGTAGGGGGCCTGCCGTTGGGCCGCCCCGTCGTCACCCCAGGAGAGACACTGGGCCGTCGGAAAGCCAGAAGCCTTCCAGGGCCCGGTACGGAATGGTGATGGAGACGGTGTGGCTACCCGAGCCGCCAATGGTGCCCGGAGTGAACGACAGCACGAGGCCACCGTGGGTCAGGTTGAACCGCTCGAAGTTGGCGGCATCGGGGCCGGCACCGACCACCCGCCGCTCGTCGGTCCACGGCTGGTTTGCCAGGCGCTCGATAGCCGCCGCTGACAGTGCGGGAACCCAGTCGGTCTCCGGGTCGAAGAGCTCGTCGAGGAGCACCGGGAGGCCAGTGGAGAGGTCGAAGGTTTCGGCAAGAATCTCGGACTCGGCGGCCACCGCCCCGGGCAGCAGGCGTCGGACGGTGTCGCGGACGCTGAAGTAGTTGTCGGTGGCCAGCAGAACCTCGGATCGGTGTTGGAGCCAGGTGCACCGGTTGTTGGTTGCGTCCCGACACGAATAGCCGTAGCGCTCGACTAGGGGCACCACCTCGTCGAGGAACGCCTCGACCGAGGCGACGATGAGGCCCCTGAGGCGGCCGTTGACCCGCGGGGCGGCCCGGGGGCCCTCGACCCGCTTCCAGTCGGCGTAGACCTCGATGATCCCAGGTCCGCCGACCTGCTGGCCGTCGGGTCCGAAGGCGGCCACGCCGGTGTCTATGGCGCAGTAAACGGGCTCCACGACGATGGCTGGGCCGTCGACGGTCTCGACCTCCTCGGTGCGCTTGCGAGGAACGACCAGGACCTGGCCAACCTGCAGGCGGTTCGGGTCGGTGATGCCATTAGCCCGCATGAACTGCTCGACCGTGCGGTCGTATCGTTTGGCGATCTTGCCGAGCGAGTCGCCCGACTCCACGGTGACCGTTCGCGGGCCCTCCTCGGGCAGCGGGTCGGCCCCGATCTCTGCCAGGTTGACGCACTCGTCGGCAGCCGCCACAAGGTCGGGAAGGCTGGTGGGCGTCCAGCCGGGAACTACGACCTTTCCGATGGTCGTCGTGGTGGAGGTGTCGCCGAACAAGTTGACCACCGTGGTGGTGGTCGGTTCGGCGACCTCGTCCTCGCCGCCGCACGCGGCGACCGCCAGAACGAGTAGAAGACCGACGAGGGCGGCCAGTGGGCGGGATTGCATAGGCCGCTGATGGTACGGCCACCGCAGGGCCCGGTCATCGGCAGAGCAGGCCCGTCCTTTGACGCCTAGGTTGTCGACTGCAGGAGGAAGTTGGATATGGCTGCGGAGTTTCAACCACCCGGACCCGGGCGGTGGCAGTTAGACCGCTCCCACTTCACGGGCGGCACCACCCCGATCATGCTGTGGTTGCTGCCCGCGTCGGTGGAGGCCGCTTACCGCGAGCAGTGGCCGGTACTGGGCATACCGGCCGAGACGCTGTCGGTGGCCTTCGTTGAGGGCTTTATGTACACGCGGCTGCGGCCTCTCGTCATGGCCGACCGGCCCTCGGTTAAGGCTCCCCCCACCGTGCTCCTGAAAATTGCCTCCCGCCTGCACCCAGAGTTCCGGCGTCGTACCCGAGCCGCCCGACGGACTCTCGAGACCTCACCCGCTCCGGCGGTCATCGAGCAGTGGCGCTCCTCGATCCGACCGCGCCTCGTGGCCCGGAACCTGGCCCTCCAGGACGTCGACCTTGGATCGCTGGACGATCAGGGACTAGCCGACCACGTCACCGA from Acidimicrobiales bacterium harbors:
- a CDS encoding nitroreductase family protein; the encoded protein is MDLFDAMRTAFACREFTDEPVTDEQLHRILDAARFAPSGGNRQGAHVVVVRDRDLRQRLGELAGPPLRLYAAQAAAGETPFSSVVPSNVDPDEAMATPTDQFSLFDHMGDVPVLLVVTVDLATVASMDKDMDRVGLVTGASVYPLVWNILLAARTEGLAGVVTTAVVPAEDEVRDLLGLPDTHAVAAMLPLGVPVRQLTKLSRRPVEDFTTVDRFDGQRLGH
- a CDS encoding LysM peptidoglycan-binding domain-containing protein, which produces MQSRPLAALVGLLLVLAVAACGGEDEVAEPTTTTVVNLFGDTSTTTTIGKVVVPGWTPTSLPDLVAAADECVNLAEIGADPLPEEGPRTVTVESGDSLGKIAKRYDRTVEQFMRANGITDPNRLQVGQVLVVPRKRTEEVETVDGPAIVVEPVYCAIDTGVAAFGPDGQQVGGPGIIEVYADWKRVEGPRAAPRVNGRLRGLIVASVEAFLDEVVPLVERYGYSCRDATNNRCTWLQHRSEVLLATDNYFSVRDTVRRLLPGAVAAESEILAETFDLSTGLPVLLDELFDPETDWVPALSAAAIERLANQPWTDERRVVGAGPDAANFERFNLTHGGLVLSFTPGTIGGSGSHTVSITIPYRALEGFWLSDGPVSLLG